The following coding sequences lie in one Rutidosis leptorrhynchoides isolate AG116_Rl617_1_P2 chromosome 4, CSIRO_AGI_Rlap_v1, whole genome shotgun sequence genomic window:
- the LOC139840679 gene encoding uncharacterized protein, protein MEAVSEITPLKLITDQNSDVMIKVKVHITWRKTYWKNPNSASSLEIIFVDSEGSKIRATLDKAAMTFFGSTFKEGNYYEVSNFRVCKDNDDVPLLDHDFKIHLMRGSRVRKTPAFDIQKDVFRVVKYDDVNQSLLKEDEIFDVVGKLVELKDLRVTRSKGIETKCIEFQLQDLSGENIKCALWGQHATHLHEYVAALDDTFKNNVVMLIHNCRLKVWEVSNMLWGCRVYLNEAVAPVEQYKSLMAATQTNPGMNQSASTAINVGVKITTNVDRFTAPTL, encoded by the exons atggaagctGTGAGTGAAATCACCCCTTTGAAACTCATCACTGACCAAAACAGTGATGTCATGATAAAAGTTAAGGTGCATATCACCTGGAGAAAAACATATTGGAAAAACCCCAATAGCGCATCGTCCCTCGAGATAATATTTGTTGATTCAGAG GGTTCTAAAATAAGGGCGACATTGGATAAAGCTGCGATGACATTCTTTGGTAGCACTTTCAAAGAAGGAAACTATTATGAAGTTAGCAACTTTCGTGTTTGCAAAGACAATGATGATGTTCCTCTTCTTGATCATGATTTTAAGATTCACTTAATGCGTGGATCTAGAGTCCGAAAAACTCCAGCTTTTGACATCCAGAAGGATGTCTTTCGAGTTGTCAAATATGATGATGTAAATCAGTCTCTGTTGAAGGAAGATGAAATTTTTG ATGTGGTCGGAAAGTTAGTTGAACTCAAAGACCTACGTGTGACACGCAGCAAGGGGATTGAAACAAAGTGTATTGAATTTCAACTGCAAGACTTAAG TGGTGAGAACATTAAATGTGCACTGTGGGGACAACATGCAACTCATCTTCATGAGTATGTTGCTGCTTTGGATGATACATTCAAGAACAATGTTGTCATGCTTATTCACAACTGCAGACTTAAGGTTTGGGAAG TTAGCAATATGTTGTGGGGATGTCGTGTTTACTTAAACGAGGCAGTTGCACCTGTTGAACAGTATAAGTCATT GATGGCTGCTACTCAAACTAATCCTGGGATGAATCAATCAGCTTCTACTGCCATTAATGTTGGCGTGAAAATCACTACTAATGTCGACAGATTCACTGCCCCCACACTGTag